GGTGGGCGTACCCAGCAAGAAATACGGCGAGGAGGTGGGCGCCTTCATCATCCGCAAAGAAGGCACGGATATCAACGAAGGCGACGTCAAGGACTTCTGCCGCGGACAGATCGCCCGCTACAAGATCCCCAAGTATGTGGCCTTCGTGGACAGCTTCCCGCTGACCGCCAGCGGCAAGGTGCAGAAGTACAAGCTCCAGGAGCAGTCTGTTGACCTCTTCCCCGCAGCCAATGAGAAATAAAGCCTACCGCATCGACGCCGTCCTTTTCGACCTCGACGGTACCCTGACGCAGCCCGGAGCGCTTGATTTCCCGGCGCTCAAGCGGGACATCGGCTGCCCCCTGGAACTTCCCGTGCTGGAGTTTATGGCCGGGTTGAAAGACGAAGACCGGCGGCGGGAGATCACCCGCCGGCTGGACGCGTTCGAATTGGAAGGGGCTTTGTCGTCGCGGCCCAATGCGGGCGCCCGGCAGCTGATCGGAGCCATCAAGAAAGCCGGGCTGCCGGTCGGAATTCTCACCCGCAACAGCCGGGCCTCGACCCTCAGGGCGTTGGAGAACTTTGACGGTGTAAGCCCATCGGACATTGACGTGATCGTCACCCGGGAAGATCCGGTGAAAATCAAACCCTCCGGACAAGGGGTGCTGCTGGCGGCCCGTAAAATGGAGGTGGACCCTGCTCACGTGCTGGTGGTCGGCGATTTTTCCTTCGATATGGATGCCGGCCGCGACGCCGGCGCGCTGACCGCCTTTTTGGCCAACAAAAGCCCGGTCCCGGACGGCCTGGTCTGCGATTTCGTCATCGATGCCCTGGCTGATCTGGAGCCCATCCTGGCAGAAGGCGTCTGCCTTGCCGCCGGCAAGCTGCCCAACGCCTTTCTCGAAGAGCTGCTGGCCCACTACCGCATCGAAGATCCTTCGGTGATCGTGGGACCGTCAGTGGGAGAGGACACCGCCGCCGTGGACATCGACGGCCAACAGGTGCTGGTGCTCAAATCCGATCCCATTACCTTCGCCACCGAGGCCATCGGACGGTATGCCGTGCTGATCAATGCCAACGACATGGCCACCGCCGGCGTCGACGCCCGCTGGATGCTGGCCACCCTGTTGCTGCCCTGCGGTTTTACCCGGTCCCGGGTGCGGCAGATCTTCGCCGATCTCAACGCGGCCTGCACCGACGAGGGCATTACCCTGTGCGGCGGGCACACGGAGATCACCGATGCGGTCCGCCGGCCGGTGGTGACCGGTATGATGGCCGGGACCATCGCCAGCAAGGACCTGATCCGCAAGGACCGCATGGCCCCCGGCGACCGGCTGCTGGTGACCAAAGGAATTGCCGTGGAAGGCACGGCCATCATTGCCGCCGAGTTTTCGGATCTGCTGCTGGAAAAAGGCATGACTGTCGGGGAGATCGAAAGTTGCCGCCGTCTGGCGGCCATGATCAGCATTCTTCCCGAAGCCCGCATTGCCTGGCATGTTGGCGGCGTTTCCGCCCTTCACGACGTGACCGAAGGCGGGATCGCCACCGCCGTGGCGGAGTTGAGCCAGGCCGGCGGCAGGGGACTGCGCATCCGCAAGGAGGCCGTGCCGGTTTTTGGCGAAACCCGTCGAATGGGGCAGATGCTGGAAATCGATCCGTTAGGGTTGATCGGGTCGGGCAGCCTGCTGATCTGCTGCCGGCCGGACCGGGTGGAGCAGCTGGTTGCCGAACTCACCCGAAGCGGGATCGCCGTTGCCGATATCGGGGAGGTGACCGATGGCCCTCCGGGCGTCGAAGCCTTTGAAAACGGCGCGCCGGCGGTGTGGCCCGCTTTCGCGGTGGATGAGATTACGAGGCTGTTTAACCGTTGATAAGGTCGAGTGACGACTGGGCCGACATTTTTTTTCTCCGGTCGCCGGCAGTTCCGATAATAGCCGGCCGTTCGATTCTTTGCCGTAAGGAGACGGCGACGATCAGAATGAGCATCAGGATGGCCACGACCACGGCAACGGGCCGAAGCCAGACCAGGCACCCGACATCCCAGCCGCCGAAATCAGCGGAGATAAAACATCCCCCGCCGCCCCCGCCGCCTCCCGAACTGCTGCCCACCGTCGAAGAGACCGCTCTCGGGGTCGTGGCGGCCGTCTCGTTGGAGTAGCCGGTCCGTTCCCCGCCGCTTAAGGTGAGCAGCCGGTAGACATAGGTGGTGCCGTCAGCCAGACCGCTGTCGCTGTAAGCCGCTTCATCGACACCGACAATGGCGATGGTTTCGTATTCGCTCCCCGAGTTCGGTCTGCGCTGAATTTCGAATCCCGTGTCCACCGGTTCGGAGGCCGTCCAGTCCAAATCGATCCGGTTGGCCGACGCCTGGGAATCGAGAGTCACGGCTGCCATGGATACCAGGGCGTTGTAAAGGTTGATCCGTCCGCCGGTGGCCGTGTACCCGTTCAGGGCCGCCTTCTGGTCCACCGTGGATTCGATCACCAGGCGAACCTCCGTCGGCGTCAGCGTGGGCTGCCGGGCCATGATCAAGGCCGCTGCACCGGAGGCGTAGGCGGCGGACATGGAGGTGCCGTTATAATATTGATAGGCACTGGTTCCATGGCTGGTGTCGGCGCAGGTGACGGCCAGATTGTCGATGCAGTAGCCGTCGGCCGTGCCGGAGTCGTCGCTGACGAAACGAAAGCGCAGATAAAACGAGCCGCTGCCGTCATAGACCTTCAGGTCGACAACAGCCAACTGCAGGCTGCCGATGTTGCCGGTCACGGCGGTCACGGCGCCATTGTCCAATCCGATCCACAGGGCATCCCAGGTGGAGCCGTCGGTGGAAGCCTCCACATAAAGACGGTCGCCGGTGTCATTGGTGATGCCGGCGATATAAAAATCCAGGCGGGTGCCGGTGCGTCCGGTCAGGTCCATCGGCTCCATTTGGGCCCAGGCGTTCATGCCGTCGCTGTAGTTTGCATCGGGGCTTTCGGTGAGCAGCATGTTGCCGAACAGGTTCTGCTGGCCCCAGTCGCTGCCGGTGCCGCCGAAGGTCCAGGCTCCCAGGTCGCCGAAAGTCTCCGAGACAAGGGTCTGGCGGTCCGGAACGGTGCTGTAGACATTGGTGCCGGGCGCGGCCACGTCTACCTGGCTGTCGCTGTAATTGGTGAACCAGGCCGGATCATCATCGGCATTGGAAGCGGCTACCGAAAGGATGTTGGCGCTGTTATAGCTGGCCGGGTAGGTGGGAACATCTTCGAGGTCGTTGGCGTCGTTGCCGGCGGCGCACACCACCAGGACCCCGGCCGCACCGGCGGCGTCGATGACGTTTTTCAGCCCCTCGCTTTCGCCGGGACCGCCCCAACTCAGGTTGATCACGTCAGCGCCGTTATCCGTGGCGTATTCGATGGCCGCGATGGCATCGGCGGTCGTGCCGTAGTCCGCGGCGGTGATGAAGCGCAGGGGCATGATGCTGACCTGCCAGTTGACTCCGGCAATGCCGGTGGCGTTGTCCCCCACGGCTCCGATGATGCCGGCCACATGGGTGCCGTGGCCGTGGTTGTCGGTAGGATCGTTGGGGTGATTGTCGTCATCGGCGAAATCCCACCCGTTGACATCGTCCACATACCCGTTGCCGTCGTCGTCGACGCCGTTGTCCGCGATTTCACCCGGATTGGTCCAGATGTTGGCCGCCAGATCGGGGTGGGCCGGGTCGATGCCGCTGTCCACCACGGCTACCACGATGTCGGAGCTGCCTGTCTCCAGATCCCAGGCCAACTCGGCATCCATGTCGGCATCGGCGGTTCCGGCGGTACTGTTAACCGTCTGTCCGGTGTTGACCAGCCCCCACTGGCGGCTGAAATTCGTATCGTCGGGAACCGCCTGGAGCCGGTAGCGGTAATTGGGTTCGGCAAAAATTACATCCGGATCCGATTGATAGAGGGCCACGGCCTGGGCGACTGTCATGGCCTCAGGCAGCCGGACCTTGCGGATACCGCTGTTTTTGAACGTCCGCACGTGGTTCATCCGCCACATGGAGCGGTAGTGAAGGGCCTGTTGGACCGCCGTGCTCTCCCGGTATTTCACCAGTACCTCGCCGTCCACGAAGGGGCGCGGATCGGGTGCGCCGGCCGTCGCCATCCGGCCGCCGGCCAGCAGAAGAATCGCCACCATGAATCCCGTTATCGTTCGATTTGCCTGCATATCTCCTCTTTGTCTCCCCTTGCGGAACTGCCGTGCGGATATTCATCCGCAAAGAGCGATGGCGGTGGCGGTCCGGCGGTACTTTTTTTTGGAAATCGATTGTTATGAATGGTTGTTGAGCCGCTCTCAAAAAAAGATATCGGCACCTGATTCCGGGACTTGAGCAGTCCGTTCAAATGGAGATTTTATGATAATGAAAACGCCATATTTCCCCCTCACCCTGTCCCTCTCCCTCCGGGGGAGAGGGGACGTTTGCCGGTTGCGACCAAGCCAACCCGGCTGCTTTCGAGGTTTCAGGAAAGCGCACCCTCGCCCCTTGAGGGGAGAGGGCCGGGGTGAGGGGTGGATAAATCATCCTTTCAGGGTTACTTGCGATTGCCCTGTTCCGGGACGCAACAGCGGTTGACACCCAATATCTTTTCCTGTAAAAATAACTGGTTAATAGGCAGGTGACAGACTTTTCGCAGGTGAACGCACACACCGGGTTACGCTTCGGGACGGAAAAGGAAATCTCATGGGGAACGTACTGGTTATCGACGACGATGCGGCGGTATGCGATGCACTGTCCGAGCTTCTCACCCACATGGGGCATGCCGTGGAAACGGCCATGCGCAGCAATACGGGTATGGAGAAGGCCTCTGCCAGCGCCTATGACGTGATCCTGCTGGACGTAAAAATGCCCGACGGCAGCGGTCTGGATCTACTCCCGAAGCTGAAAGCCCTGGACAATGATCCGGAGGTAATCATCGTTACCGGATACGGCACGGCCAGCGGTGCGGAATTCGCCTTGAAAAACGGCGCCTGGGACTACCTTGAGAAAAAAGCCTCGGTGGAGGAACTGCTGCTTTCCATCAACCGCGCCCTGCAATACCAGAAAGAAAAGCAGGGCAGCCAGCCCCTGGCCCCGGTCAAGCGGGAGCGAATCATCGGCAGCAGCCCCAAGATGCGCCCCTGTTTCGATCTGCTGGCCCAGGCCGCGGCCAGTGAAGTCAATGTGCTGATCACCGGGGAGACCGGAACGGGAAAAGAGCTTTTCGCCCGGGCCATCCACAGCAACAGTCCCCGGGCCGCCCATGGCATCGAACCGGCAGTGCCCCTGAAACGCAACCCCCGCGCGGAGAAGAATTTCGTGGTGGTGGACTGCGCCGCCCTTCCGGAAACCCTTGTGGAAAGCGTCCTCTTCGGCCACGAAAAAGGGGCCTTCACCGGTGCCGACCAGGCCCAACAGGGGCTCGTGGCCCAGGCCGACGGAGGCACGCTGTTTCTGGACGAGGTGGGCGAGCTTCCCCTGGCAGTTCAGAAAAATTTTCTGCGCGTGCTGCAGGAAAGGCGCTATCGTCCCGTGGGATCCAAGCACGAGAAAGAAAGCAATTTCCGGCTGGTGGCGGCCACCCACAGGGATCTGGACCAATTGCAGCAGGATGGGAAGTTTCGCCAGGACCTGCTCTACCGCCTGCGGGCGCTGACCATCGATCTGCCGCCGCTGCGGGAACGCCGGGAAGACATCAAGGAACTGGTCCGTCATCACACCGCAAGACTGTGCCGCAGCTACAAGCTGGATTCCAAAGGCTTCGACCCGGATCTCCTCGAGGCCCTGATGGGCTATGCGTGGCCGGGGAATGTCCGCGAACTGGTCAATACCATCGACAGCATGCTTGCCGTGGCCGGCCAGGACGCCACCCTGTTCCCCAAACACCTGCCCCTTCACATCCGGGTGAAAATTGTCTGCAATGCTTTCAAAGAGAAGGCGCTGACCCGGGAATCTGGTGAAGATTCCCAGGATAGCGCCTCTTTTTCGGACTCTGACTCCCTTGTCAGCTTCAAGGAATACCGCCTGAAGGCGGAAAAAAGCTACCTCGAAAACCTCATGGACGGAACCTGCCGCAACATCGCCCAGGCCTGCAAAATCTCCGGGATTTCGCGCTCCCGCCTGTACGAACTGCTCACCAAACATCAGATCGGCGAAGGCAACGAAGAAGACGAAAACCAGCAGACCGGCTGATCCCTTTCCCTATCCGATTTCCCGGATCTTGTCCGGAAAACCGGACATTCCGGCCGCCGCTACCGTTTCGGGCGTGCGCCCCATCCTGCCTCTAAAGTTCTATAACATCCTGTAAAAATTGCCTAAATATTTCATTTTTCCAATCAGGCACGGTTGTTGCCAAGCTCCTTTTCGTTGTCCCATGTCAAGGAAACGTAAAGGAGAACCGACGAATGCTGCTGCTATATGCAAAGGCCCGGAACGACATCTTTCAAGAGCTGATACGGATTATCGATAACCGAGTATCCGGGGCGTGCCTGGAAAACTACTCGAATCCGGAAGAGCTTTTCCAGCGGCTCCGCAAACCGCGTCTGAACATCGAAATTGCCGTTTTTTCCATCGGCAGCGCGGCGGAACTGGATCGGCTGCTGACCGTCCGGGACCTGCTCACTGATATGAAGCTGGTTCTCGTTCTGCCCGACAAGGACCCTCGAACCCTCTCCAAGGCCCACGCGCTGGCACCCCGTTTCATTACCTTCGACGACGCCGGTGTCGCCCCATTGGTATCGGTGGTGGAAAAGATGATGGGATGCTATATCGACCGTCTCACCTGCCGGCAACCCCATCTGGAAGCCGCCCACCTCTAAGATGCGTCCCCTGGAGAAAACATACCTGAGGAAAGTCTGCCGGCTCCGGGCCCTGCTGGCGATCCTGATCGTTTTGATCGCCGTTCCCGGCCTGGCCAATCTGCGCACGACCCCGGAATGGTTCGATTCCAACGGGACAGGAAGCCAGCCGGACTGGCATTACCGGGTTCCCATCGTCGTCTCCTCCACCATCGCGACCGACAGCACCATCGTGGTCGATGTCGACTTCGACGCCCTGCTGTCCGATCTGGGCATTTCGGGCACCTTCGATACGAATTCGCCCCGGGTCGTGCGCGGCAACGGCGAACCGGCCGATGTCCAGCAGTTCACCGATGCGGTTTACATGGATGCCACCGATGCCACGGACAACGGCCGCGGCGAGATCCGCTTCATCCATCAGGACAGCGGATCGACAACCTATTATCTCTATTTCGATATTGCCGAGAACGGGACCAAATCCGCCTGGCCGGCGGCGGATACCATCAACGGCAATTTCGAGTTCGCGGAAACCGGAGACCAGGATATCGCCGGATGGAGCGTCGATGCCGACAGCGGCTTCGATGCCGAGGTAAGGCCCTCCGAAAACCCGAGCGTCAATTCGAACACCTCCGGTTTCAATACGGACTACGTTACCACCGACGGCACCCCTTACAGCGGGCAGTATGCATTTTTAATGGGGGCCCGCAGCCAGAACGAACCGAACAGCGCCAGTCCCGCCGTGACGATCTCCAGACAGATCGATGTGCCGGCCTCCGATCCGGGAGAACTCACCCTCCGCTACCGTGTGGAGGGGTGGGACAGCAGCGCCGACGGCTCCGACCAGTACGACTACGTTTGTATCCGTCTGGTCGGATCCAGCACCGTGGAACTGGTGGGGCCGGATGCCGGCAATTACAACCTGCTGCCGTATTCCCCCAATTACGGAGCCACTGAGGTTTCCAGCAGCCGTTCCGGATACGGTCAGTACAATGGCTGGGACACGGACACCAGCGGCAGCCGCCATTATTCGCCGGCACTGACATTGGCTGTGGGAAGCGAGCCCTGGTTCACGGTCAGCACCGATCTTTCGGCCTTCGCCGGGCAGACCGTCACTCTCGAAATCAGCAGCAACCATACATCCCTATATCGTTCCTGGGTGCATGTGGACGACGTGCAGTGGTCGGTGGCGACCGGCACCCTGGGCAGCCCCCGGGCTTTCGGTGCCGATATTATTGCTCCGACGTCCGCTGGTGCCGGTGCCACCCTTTATCTTTCCGCCGAGATGGATGCCCAACCGTCCACGGTGGTGGCGGACATCTTCGACGACAGCGATGCCGTGGTGGTTACCGGCGTCGTGCTATACGATGACGGCACGCATGGAGACGCCGCCGCCGATGATGGCCGGTGGACCAACGACGGCTCGGATACGGCCAGCCCGACCGTGGTCGTGCCCGCCGCAACGGTTCTCGGTGTCCAGTGGAAAACCGTTCTCTATGCCCTGGATGGATCGGGCAGCCTCGTTTCCGCCACCGACGGGCTGGTGCATATTCCGGGGCAGGGAAGCGCCGAAAGCCAGGCCAATTTTTACAATATCGACGAGCAGGCCTTTACCATCGTCGAAGCGGTTGCGGATCTGTCCGCATCGACGAAAAGCGTCGTGGACGTAAACGGCGGGAGCCTCTATCCCGGCGATGTCCTGCGCTATACCATCACCCTGGTCGAAACCGCCGGCGTGGCGGCCACCGCTGTGCGCATTACCGACACGATTCCCGCCAACCTGTCCGATTTTACGGTCGTGAGCATTCCCACCGGGGCTGTCGACGCCTCCACGCCCGACGGCACCGGCGCCAACGGCACCGGCACCCTGGACGTCTCCGGCATCGATGTGGCGGCCTACGGCAGCGAAACCGTGGTTTTCGATGTGACCGTGGACGCTTCCGCGTCTTCGGGAACCGCCATCGACAACACGGCCACGGTCGCCGTTAGCGGCGCCACTGCTGCAAATCCCCAGGCGGCCACGATGACCGTGGCCAGCCCGGCCAGTTCGGGAACCAAACAACTCTACCTGGCCTCGGACACCGATCTTTCCCGAACCGCTCCGTCCACCCAGGAGTACCAGCGGATCAACCGCAATAGCGACAATACCTGGACCCTGACGCCGGCCCTGGATACGGATTTCCAGATCGACGACGGCGAAGATATCTCCGTGACCCTTTTACTGCGAAGCGACGGCTACTGGGGAAACGTAACCCTGGGCCTGGAACTGTCGTCTTCCGGAACCACCACCGGGACCATCGGCACGCTTACCGGCCAGTCCCTTTCTTTGAACGGCACGATTCAAGCGTACACGTTTGCCTTCACCCCCTCGGGCGTCACCACCCTGGAAGCCGGTTCTGCGTTGCAACTGACCGTCAGCAATACCACCTCGGGGGGCGGGTGGAACAACAGCCGGGTGAGAGTTTACACCCTGTCCGGCAGCGACATTTCCCAGGTCGCCATTGCGACGAGCACCGTCATCAACGTGGATGCAGTCGAATTCTATGACGCCGCCTATCCCGACGGCGAAACGGTCGCATCGGCGTCTCCCGGACAGACCGTGTACGTTCGCGCCACCGTCAGCGATCCCTTCGGCAGCTTCGACATCAACGGCGCCGACGTCGAGATCACCGGCCCCTCGACCACCGACAGCTACAACATGACCGAGGTGGAGGACAGCGGGGATGCCACCAAGATTTACGAGTACGCCCTGACCCTGCCGACCATCGGCGGTGACGGCACCTGGACGGCCGTGGTCACCGCAGCGGAAGGCACCGAGGGCACCATCACCCACCAGCAAACGGCGTCCCTGACCGTGGGCGCGCCCCTGCTTACCGTCCTGAAATCCGCCGGCAGCGCCACCGCCGCCCCCGGCAGTCTGATCACCTACACCGTTCAGGTGGTCAACACCGGCACGGGCGAGGCGGTCAACATCGAACTGGACGATGCCATGAGCCCGTACACGGCCCTGCGCATCGCCTATGACGGCAGCGCAACGCTGCCCTTCGACCTGGTCAGCGGACCGACCGGGCTGACGCTGGGAACGCCGGTCTATTCCGACGACGGCGCAACTTACGGCTACGGCCCGCTGGTTTCGGAGGGCGGCGAAGCGCCGGCCGGGTATGACGCCAACGTCTCCCACTGGCGGCTGCCGATCAACGGCAGCCTCGCCGGAAGCGGCGAGGGATTCGTGATGCGCTATCAGGTGATCGTTAAATGAGAACAATGCACTTCAAAATAACACGGAGGAAAGAGAAATGAGAACAAAAGCGTTTTTAATTCTGGCAGCCCTGGCCCTGATGCTTCTGCCCATGGATGCCTGGGCCAAACCCGAGGTCAAGGTGAACATGACCGCGGAAAAAGAGATCTCTGTCGTCGAAAACGGCCAGACCGTCGTCAAACGTGTGGCCGCCGACACGGTGGAAAGCGGGCAGACCCTTTTCTACACCCTGACGGTTACCAACAGCGGTGATGAAAAGGCTGCCAATGTTGTGCTCAACAATCCGGTACCCGAGGGCACGGCCTACGTCGCCGACAGCGCATACGGCGAAGGGTCCAAGATCGTTTTCTCGGCCGACGGCGGCCAAAACTACGATCTGCCGTCCCGCCTGGCGGTTCCGGTGAAGAATGCCGACGTTTCAACTGGAAAGCGTATTGCCGCCCCCGAAGCGTATACCCACATCCGCTGGACCGTCGCGGAGGTGCCGCCGGGCAAAAGCCTGAAACTGGGGTATCGGGCGGTAGTCAAATAATCAGAATGTAAGCCTATCAAAAGGAGAAAAAATGAAAACAAGAACAATAAAGAGAAATGAGTGGCCCCGTGCCGGACCCGAGAAGACAAAGTAACCATTCGCCAAAGCTGCTCCTTACGTGTTCCCCCGAAACCAGTACGTAAGTTAAAAGCGATTTATGAAAAGGAGAAAAAAATGCAAGCAAAGTGGATGAGAAAGAGGAGCCATTCCATAAAATCCCCCCTTAGATGGATTGGCTTGGTAGTGACAGCGGCAGTATGTATCTTTACATTCAACACAACTGCGATGGCGGCATTGGAAGGCAGTGCCGGAAATACAATTATCCGCAACACGGTTACGGTTAACTATGAAGACGGCGGTGGAACCGCCCAGACACCGATTTCCGCAACCATCGACGTCACAGTCAACACGATCGATGTCGCCCCTACAGTTGTATCCTTCAGTCCGTCACCGGGAACCACCGATGGAACCGGGAGTACCGAGACGTATGATGTTGTCATTCGAACGAATTCCAATGGCCCCGCGGTGATCACCCTTGCAGCAACGGATGGTAGTGCGACCAACATCACCTTGGATACAGCCAACCCGCCGAGTCTGGCAAGTGGTGGCACCCTCTTTCTGGGCGCTACGGTTGTCGATCCGACCGACTCAAATGGCACCAGTACCATAGCAGACGGCACCAACATTACCTTGGAGGTTCCCAATGATGGCGGACTGCCTTCCGATACAGCAGCTACCGGCGGCAGTTCCGGTGATGGGGTCATCAACGGGCTGACTGCTGGTGATACCGTCTATCTACACGATGGCACCGATTATTTCGGGCCGTTTACTATTCCTGCCAGCGGCGTTTCCGATCCTGCAACAGGTTCCGGAACGACGGCCCAGCCCGGCAGTCTCACACTGACCAATGATTCCGGCAGTGATATCTCCATTACCATTGCACCCGGTTGGATGATTTTAGAAGCCAAAACAGACACCATGACTGTAACCCAGGGTGTTGTTGCTGTGCCGACAACAGCGGCCTCATGGAACACGACGGTGACGGCGACCATGAATGGTAACGACGGTTCGGGCACGGTCACCACGAATGCGACCGGTGCGGTTTTGACGGTGAGCAAATATGTCCGCAACGTGACTGATCCCAACGGCTCAGGGACAGCCCAGACAATAAGCGTGAGTGGAAGTAGTTATACATTTTTCGAAAGCGGTGTCAGCGGAGATCCCGGTGATACTCTTGAATATGCCCTGGTCATTGAAAACGGTTCGCTTGGCGCTACCCAGGACGTCATTGCCACCGATCCGGTGCCTACATATACAACGCTTTCCACCTTTACCGGTGGATACGGAGGTTCATCCGGAACCGGTTCCGGTTCCGATGTGTTTGCCGTGGTGGATGACGGAAACGATAGCTACCCGATGACCGTGGCTGACACTGATAACGAAAGTGGTACCCTTGGCGCCGCGAATGCTGAGGGGACTGCGGCTGGTAGCACCTTAACGTTTTATCTTGGAGACGGGGGAGAGGACTCGTCGGACACCGGTGGCACTTTGCAAACCGGTGAATCGATTACAGTCGTTTACCGAGTCACCATCGATTGATGCATCTGAAATGAACCTGTAACCGGCGCCGGGATTCGTCCCGGCGCCAAAGCAGTTACCTCATTATGGACAGGTGCGTCATGAGAAAATTTATTTCGATCATTGCCCTCTTTTTTCTGTTTACTTTATGCGTCCACATCGGACGGGCCCTGGCCGATGTGGCGGCCAACACGCAGATTGTTAGCGAGGCCACCCTTACCTTTGACGGCGGTTCGGGTTCCCAGACCGTGACCGCTTCGGTCACCGTCATCGTGTCCCACGTGCCAGGCATCCCCACCATCGATTCCCCGGCCGACGGTACCATCGCCTATGCCGGGGCCGACACCGATCTGGATTTCACCTACACCATCACGGCCAGCGGCAACGGCCCGGACACGTACACGATTGCCAGCAGTGTGACCGGCCAGACCAACACCAGCGGTGCGGACGCCACTGTGGCAGGCAGCACTGTTGACCTTGGTGCAACCATCACGGTCAGCGGCAGTACGAGTACCGTGCTCCAGGTGCCTTCCGACGGTGACGACACGGATGGCGCCGTGAACGGCATTGCGGTGGGAGACACCGTGGTGGTCGATGGCGAAACCAGCACTGTCACGGCTATCAGCGACCCGGCAACGGGTACGGCCACCATCACCTTGTCGACGGCGTTGTCCGCCACACCGGCCGCCGGTGTTTCGGTCCTGGAACAAACGACCGTTACTGTGACCGTAAGTTCCGGAACCGTCGTCACAACGGGCACCAATATCGTGGTAACCGCGCAAACTACGGCATCCAGCAGCGCCGGTTCGAGCGGCGCCGACGAAGTGCAGGCCACATATACCAGCGGCAGTGCGACGCTGACCAAATTTGTGAGAAATGTGACCGACCCCAATGGCACCACCGGCGCCACTTCATTTACGGTAAACAGCGCCACCAACGATTACTACACCGGCGGCGTTACCGGCGTTCCGGGAGACACATTGGAATACCTGCTGCTGGTGGACAATGCCGGCAGCGGAGACGTTACCGATTGCGCCATCGACGATGTGCTGCCCACCGATTTCGTGACCCTGGTGACCGATGCCTACAGCGGTGACGCAGTGATCTATGTGGCTGCCGACGGCACCGAAAGCCCGCTCAGCCAGGATGCGGATACGGATGCAGCGACCCTTTCGGGAACCACGCTCACCGTGAACGTGGGCACCGGCGCCACCAGCACCGCCGGAGGGACGGTCGCCGCGAGCGAAAGCGTTTTCATCGTCTACCAGGTAACCATCAACAATTAACCGGATAACGGCCGTCGATTCATGAACCCTTACCTGCCACCGCGCACACGCCTGCCATTTAAGCGGGCGCTGACAAGCACAGCCGGCTGCATCGCGGGATTTTTTCTCGCGATGCTGCTGACGGTGGCGTTTTTCTGGGGGACGGCGGGGGCCGCTACTTCGTTCACCAACTCAGCTCAGCTTTCCGGTTCCGGCGGCGTGATTTCATCGGCGTCGGTGACCGCCTGGCTGAATGCGCCCACTCCA
This window of the uncultured Desulfosarcina sp. genome carries:
- a CDS encoding sigma-54 dependent transcriptional regulator — translated: MGNVLVIDDDAAVCDALSELLTHMGHAVETAMRSNTGMEKASASAYDVILLDVKMPDGSGLDLLPKLKALDNDPEVIIVTGYGTASGAEFALKNGAWDYLEKKASVEELLLSINRALQYQKEKQGSQPLAPVKRERIIGSSPKMRPCFDLLAQAAASEVNVLITGETGTGKELFARAIHSNSPRAAHGIEPAVPLKRNPRAEKNFVVVDCAALPETLVESVLFGHEKGAFTGADQAQQGLVAQADGGTLFLDEVGELPLAVQKNFLRVLQERRYRPVGSKHEKESNFRLVAATHRDLDQLQQDGKFRQDLLYRLRALTIDLPPLRERREDIKELVRHHTARLCRSYKLDSKGFDPDLLEALMGYAWPGNVRELVNTIDSMLAVAGQDATLFPKHLPLHIRVKIVCNAFKEKALTRESGEDSQDSASFSDSDSLVSFKEYRLKAEKSYLENLMDGTCRNIAQACKISGISRSRLYELLTKHQIGEGNEEDENQQTG
- a CDS encoding HAD-IA family hydrolase, which translates into the protein MTSSPQPMRNKAYRIDAVLFDLDGTLTQPGALDFPALKRDIGCPLELPVLEFMAGLKDEDRRREITRRLDAFELEGALSSRPNAGARQLIGAIKKAGLPVGILTRNSRASTLRALENFDGVSPSDIDVIVTREDPVKIKPSGQGVLLAARKMEVDPAHVLVVGDFSFDMDAGRDAGALTAFLANKSPVPDGLVCDFVIDALADLEPILAEGVCLAAGKLPNAFLEELLAHYRIEDPSVIVGPSVGEDTAAVDIDGQQVLVLKSDPITFATEAIGRYAVLINANDMATAGVDARWMLATLLLPCGFTRSRVRQIFADLNAACTDEGITLCGGHTEITDAVRRPVVTGMMAGTIASKDLIRKDRMAPGDRLLVTKGIAVEGTAIIAAEFSDLLLEKGMTVGEIESCRRLAAMISILPEARIAWHVGGVSALHDVTEGGIATAVAELSQAGGRGLRIRKEAVPVFGETRRMGQMLEIDPLGLIGSGSLLICCRPDRVEQLVAELTRSGIAVADIGEVTDGPPGVEAFENGAPAVWPAFAVDEITRLFNR
- a CDS encoding S8 family serine peptidase — protein: MQANRTITGFMVAILLLAGGRMATAGAPDPRPFVDGEVLVKYRESTAVQQALHYRSMWRMNHVRTFKNSGIRKVRLPEAMTVAQAVALYQSDPDVIFAEPNYRYRLQAVPDDTNFSRQWGLVNTGQTVNSTAGTADADMDAELAWDLETGSSDIVVAVVDSGIDPAHPDLAANIWTNPGEIADNGVDDDGNGYVDDVNGWDFADDDNHPNDPTDNHGHGTHVAGIIGAVGDNATGIAGVNWQVSIMPLRFITAADYGTTADAIAAIEYATDNGADVINLSWGGPGESEGLKNVIDAAGAAGVLVVCAAGNDANDLEDVPTYPASYNSANILSVAASNADDDPAWFTNYSDSQVDVAAPGTNVYSTVPDRQTLVSETFGDLGAWTFGGTGSDWGQQNLFGNMLLTESPDANYSDGMNAWAQMEPMDLTGRTGTRLDFYIAGITNDTGDRLYVEASTDGSTWDALWIGLDNGAVTAVTGNIGSLQLAVVDLKVYDGSGSFYLRFRFVSDDSGTADGYCIDNLAVTCADTSHGTSAYQYYNGTSMSAAYASGAAALIMARQPTLTPTEVRLVIESTVDQKAALNGYTATGGRINLYNALVSMAAVTLDSQASANRIDLDWTASEPVDTGFEIQRRPNSGSEYETIAIVGVDEAAYSDSGLADGTTYVYRLLTLSGGERTGYSNETAATTPRAVSSTVGSSSGGGGGGGGCFISADFGGWDVGCLVWLRPVAVVVAILMLILIVAVSLRQRIERPAIIGTAGDRRKKMSAQSSLDLING